The Phoenix dactylifera cultivar Barhee BC4 chromosome 9, palm_55x_up_171113_PBpolish2nd_filt_p, whole genome shotgun sequence genome window below encodes:
- the LOC103701750 gene encoding uncharacterized protein LOC103701750 produces the protein MERTTPVRKSHTSTADLLTWTEAPPVAPPTADWGSRRPHQPSGGISKVLFGGQMTEEEAESVLKRKPCSGPKLKEMTGSGIFAADSEDGEAEAGSAFSTPNSRTGSRIYQQMVSAISQISFSADESVTPKKPTSIAEVAKQRELSGTLQSESEAKMKKQLSDAKCKELSGHDIFAPLPEISPKPLAAQDLEMKGKDIRESTPRNSHPSTVSNSAGNPSSFLFGEEPVLKTAKKIYTQKVAELTGNDIFVGDAPPGSVEKPLSVAKMKEMSGSNIFADEKTTSRDYFGGVRKPPGGESSITLV, from the exons aTGGAGAGGACCACGCCGGTGAGGAAGTCGCACACCTCGACGGCGGATCTATTGACGTGGACGGAGGCGCCGCCGGTGGCTCCGCCGACGGCGGACTGGGGATCGCGCCGGCCGCACCAG ccctcgggagggATCAGCAAGGTGCTGTTCGGAGGGCagatgacagaggaggaggccgAGAGCGTGCTCAAGAG GAAACCTTGTTCAGGTCCAAAGTTAAAAGAAATGACTGGTAGTGGCATATTTGCTGCTGACAGTGAAGATGGTGAAGCAGAAGCTGGCAGTGCTTTCTCAACCCCTAATAGTCGAACCGGTTCACGAATTTATCAG CAAATGGTTAGTGCAATTAGCCAGATCTCATTCAGTGCTGATGAGAGTGTTACTCCCAAGAAGCCAACCTCGATAGCAGAGGTGGCAAAGCAGCGAGAGCTAAGTGGAACTCTGCAGAGTGAATCAGAAGCTAAGATGAAGAAACAATTATCTGATGCTAAGTGCAAGGAACTTAGTGGGCATGACATCTTTGCTCCTCTGCCTGAAATTTCACCCAAGCCACTTGCAGCACAGGATTTGGAGATGAAGGGCAAAGACATTAGAGAATCCACTCCAAGGAACTCACACCCCTCCACAGTCTCCAAT TCTGCAGGGAATCCTAGCAGTTTCTTGTTTGGTGAGGAGCCTGTGCTCaaaacagccaaaaagatttacACTCAGAAGGTGGCAGAACTGACAGGCAATGACATTTTCGTGGGAGATGCACCACCAGGATCTGTCGAAAAACCACTGAGCGTGGCAAAGATGAAGGAGATGAGTGGCAGTAATATCTTTGCAGATGAAAAGACCACATCTCGAGATTACTTCGGTGGCGTCCGCAAGCCTCCTGGTGGTGAAAGCAGCATCACACTGGTTTGA